The proteins below come from a single Bactrocera dorsalis isolate Fly_Bdor chromosome 5, ASM2337382v1, whole genome shotgun sequence genomic window:
- the LOC105231304 gene encoding solute carrier family 2, facilitated glucose transporter member 2, whose amino-acid sequence MPPPPSIEEPGKQSWLRMLYRYRLQFQAMASASTIYFAGGLKLAWCIFEKPVSGSEKLIDTHLLTIAWFVGVAAGAIMAGAFVHRVSKNISHWTSGTLLLLGGLLFACAPTSLACILSSCLLEGSAYGINQVQGLVTAGEVAHKHIRGLLVSSERVFLWLGICLQLFCTRLWFLYEPTKSYPLHLNQLHGTVVILVALCALACNTLYRFESPLLLHMQERNLAATCVMNRLQSTSYTSAELTQKHEECKQMLEHDAGRQTTWKAVRKSNSLPLLKVLLLRCYGTVSLSLPVNRTFVTASMTGLNCAINCVYLLSLCGVLASILGALCVDICGRRRITVICLLFSGTCAFLLAGVLRYIYEQISLVLLTHLTFELVVYLMWCYQAFICAGVSLISSVYMSEAFTVSAKACCLALVVVCEQFVQIALALLVFYTDFNEPHFFFIVGVLGMLLGILALFTLPETMKTSLYECLLKFNNVP is encoded by the exons ATGCCCCCACCGCCCAGCATCGAAGAGCCGGGCAAACAATCATGGCTGCGTATGCTCTACCGTTATCGACTACAATTTCAGGCAATGGCTTCAG CGTCTACTATTTACTTCGCTGGTGGCTTGAAGCTGGCTTGGTGTATATTTGAGAAGCCAGTTAGCGGTTCGGAAAAGCTTATCGACACCCATCTGCTGACGATCGCATGGTTTGTGGGCGTAGCTGCAGGAGCAATCATGGCAGGCGCGTTCGTACACCGCGTTAGCAAGAATATATCACAT TGGACTAGCGGCACGCTCCTTCTGCTTGGGGGCCTGCTCTTTGCCTGCGCACCCACCTCGTTGGCCTGCATACTGAGCAGTTGCCTATTGGAAGGCTCCGCTTATGGCATCAATCAAGTACAGGGCCTAGTGACAGCCGGGGAGGtggcacacaaacacattcGCGGCTTGTTGGTTTCCAGTGAACGCGTTTTCCTTTGGCTGGGCATCTGTCTGCAGCTGTTTTGCACGCGACTGTGGTTCTTATACGAACCCACAAAGAGCTATCCGTTGCACCTAAATCAATTACATGGCACTGTGGTAATCTTAGTGGCACTGTGTGCGCTCGCCTGCAACACACTCTACCGCTTCGAGTCGCCGCTGTTGCTGCACATGCAAGAGCGCAACTTAGCCGCCACATGTGTAATGAATCGACTGCAGAGCACCAGCTACACAAGCGCTGAGTTGACACAAAAGCATGAGGAGTGCAAACAGATGCTGGAGCATGATGCGGGCCGTCAGACGACGTGGAAGGCGGTGCGCAAGAGCAACTCACTGCCGCTGCTCAAGGTGCTCTTACTGCGTTGCTACGGCACCGTCTCGCTGTCGTTGCCCGTCAATCGCACATTTGTCACCGCAAGTATGACGGGCTTGAATTGTGCCATAAACTGTGTTTATCTCTTGTCTCTTTGCGGTGTGCTCGCCAGCATTTTGGGCGCTTTGTGCGTGGACATATGTGGGCGACGAAGGATCACTGTTATTTGCCTGCTCTTCTCAGGAACTTGCGCGTTTCTCTTGGCTGGCGTGCTGCGGTATATCTACGAGCAAATTTCGTTGGTTCTACTGACGCACCTGACATTCGAATTGGTCGTCTACCTGATGTGGTGCTATCAGGCTTTCATATGCGCTGGCGTTTCGTTGATCTCCAGTGTGTATATGTCAGAAGCATTTACCGTGTCTGCGAAGGCGTGCTGTTTGGCGTTGGTGGTGGTGTGCGAACAATTCGTGCAAATAGCGCTGGCTTTGCTAGTATTCTACACGGATTTCAATGAACCGCACTTCTTCTTCATCGTTGGCGTGCTGGGCATGCTGCTGGGCATACTAGCTTTATTCACTTTGCCGGAAACTATGAAGACATCGCTTTACGAATGTCTTCTAAAGTTCAACAATGTTCCttaa
- the LOC105231305 gene encoding facilitated trehalose transporter Tret1: MENRGAYPPVQATGQPTYGTIGTQTTPSEASFAATGWFARNRANKPQMNSAGAALFVLVSGGMNIAWSCGFDNVQGFPTNTHILICWYIAAIIGAAVSAFISNRVSKKLIYIFSSFLILIGGVFFVALADKYGGIAVARYLNGFAVGLVFVPMIVLIGEEVNSEQRGLGAGILVSGSISLGIYLQIVFASSFSYSTSTSSNSFGTTQLHGIIVIIYAVLAFIMSYFFVVESPVHHLMLNNEHEAIDCLRRLQRPFVITQEAYQRLEEHRRYIEASDPNGDKCIPALVKLCLLRGLVALSFSPAIAAAILWSSTVYAEHFVTWPWMIYGLCLWLGTYIAAFCLDSVGRKLVLLIGTLFSGVLAIVIGAIYNDFVNYFIPSKMGSVLYMLFVLGLSVSFVSSASSAYLTEAFPLHLKPYYIALSFIVEMLVLLIIGACTPDKDSLAAYFITFGVFYLAFFVLSFFCLPETKRVSLQEAQSKFKSILTQ; the protein is encoded by the exons ATGGAAAACCGTGGCGCATATCCGCCTGTCCAAGCGACTGGACAACCAACTTATGGCACAATAGGAACTCAGACGACTCCCTCAGAAGCCTCTTTCGCAGCAACAGGTTGGTTCGCACGCAACCGAGCCAATAAGCCGCAAATGAACTCAGCCGGAGCAG CTCTGTTCGTTTTGGTTTCGGGCGGCATGAACATCGCTTGGAGCTGTGGTTTTGACAATGTGCAGGGTTTCCCAACAAATACCCACATCTTGATATGTTGGTATATCGCCGCAATTATTGGCGCTGCAGTCTCAGCATTCATCAGCAACCGCGTATCAAAGAAGCTCATTTAT ATATTTTCGTCGTTTCTGATTCTGATCGGAGGTGTATTTTTCGTGGCATTGGCTGATAAATATGGCGGCATTGCAGTCGCACGTTACTTAAATGGCTTTGCTGTGGGGCTCGTGTTCGTGCCAATGATTGTGCTGATTGGCGAAGAGGTGAACAGTGAACAACGTGGCTTGGGCGCCGGCATCCTCGTTTCAGGCAGTATATCGCTCGGAATATACCTCCAAATTGTATTCGCCTCATCATTTAGTTATAGCACATCAACTTCAAGCAACTCCTTTGGAACCACACAGCTACACGGCATCATCGTTATCATCTACGCCGTACTAGCGTTTATTATGTCATACTTCTTTGTAGTGGAATCACCCGTTCATCATTTGATGCTTAATAACGAGCATGAGGCTATCGATTGCCTGCGACGTCTGCAACGTCCGTTCGTTATAACACAGGAGGCATATCAGCGTTTGGAGGAGCACAGGCGCTACATTGAAGCCAGCGACCCGAATGGCGATAAATGCATACCGGCGCTGGTTAAGCTTTGCTTACTCCGCGGCTTGGTTGCATTGTCATTCTCGCCAGCCATTGCGGCAGCAATTTTATGGTCGTCTACAGTATATGCTGAACATTTCGTAACTTGGCCTTGGATGATATACGGCTTGTGTTTGTGGCTGGGCACCTACATAGCAGCATTTTGCCTGGATTCAGTTGGCCGCAAGTTGGTACTGCTTATCGGCACACTTTTTAGTGGTGTTTTAGCGATCGTCATTGGCGCCATTTACAATGACTTCGTCAACTATTTCATTCCGTCGAAAATGGGATCTGTGCTGTATATGCTCTTTGTGCTGGGGCTGTCGGTGAGCTTCGTCAGCAGCGCGTCCTCGGCCTATTTGACGGAAGCATTTCCGCTGCACTTGAAACCCTACTACATTGCTCTATCCTTCATCGTGGAGATGTTAGTGTTACTTATTATCGGCGCATGTACGCCAGACAAAGACAGCTTGGCCGCATACTTTATTACATTTGGTGTCTTTTATTTGGCGTTCTTCGTTTTAAGCTTCTTCTGTCTGCCAGAGACTAAGCGAGTTTCATTGCAAGAAGCTCAAAGTAAATTCAAAAGCATTTTAACCCAATGA